In Gossypium arboreum isolate Shixiya-1 chromosome 5, ASM2569848v2, whole genome shotgun sequence, a single genomic region encodes these proteins:
- the LOC108452336 gene encoding CASP-like protein 2D1, with the protein MSNNNIAESSNTQNPILKLLDCSLRVSVIPLSVATIWLTVTNKQDNSIYGDVKFNNLLGLKYMVCTSAICAAYALFAAIASWIRYFVTKAWLFFVSDQIVAYLMVTSGAAVMEILYLAYNGDQKVTWSEACDSYGKFCNKMKVALILHALAVCCFMVLALISAYRVFSKFDPPFFSKQDNEERT; encoded by the exons ATGAGTAACAACAACATTGCAGAAAGCTCAAACACCCAAAACCCAATCCTCAAATTGCTAGATTGTTCCCTTAGGGTTTCAGTGATTCCACTAAGTGTTGCAACCATTTGGTTAACTGTAACTAACAAGCAAGACAACAGCATCTACGGAGATGTCAAATTCAACAATCTTTTGGGTCTCAA ATACATGGTTTGCACCAGCGCCATATGTGCTGCTTATGCTTTATTTGCTGCCATTGCCTCTTGGATCAGATATTTTGTCACTAAAGCTTGGCTCTTCTTTGTCTCTGATCAG ATTGTAGCATATTTAATGGTGACATCAGGGGCAGCAGTGATGGAAATATTGTACTTAGCATATAATGGGGACCAAAAAGTCACGTGGAGTGAAGCCTGCGATAGTTATGGCAAATTCTGCAATAAAATGAAAGTAGCTTTGATCCTCCATGCCTTGGCTGTTTGCTGCTTCATGGTTTTGGCTCTCATCTCTGCTTATAGGGTTTTTAGCAAATTTGACCCTCCTTTTTTTTCTAAACAAGATAATGAagaaaggacttaa
- the LOC108453509 gene encoding uncharacterized protein LOC108453509 → MGQIVKRKKKGRPSKADLAKRGSSPAAATESELRRSHRRRNVRYNIDYDDYLDEDFEEEDEEEERRREKKLKLILKLNQGLEAEPPSPPVSLPPSRGRGVVSSSAARGRRTAKEEVEEEEEDEDEEEEEEESERRKRKIKKRRINVSDGVDDEDEEEEEDRQVDDDEDDDDDGRVDVDAEMRGRKGESKGQDSVPGTPSDPPSAVPLPDKKILELILDKLQKKDTYGVYAEPVDPEELPDYHDVIEHPMDFATVRKKLANGSYSTLEQFESDVFLICSNAMQYNAPDTVYHKQARSIQELAMKKFEKLRIDVDRSEKDSKIEQKTKSNFLAKKQTRKPLYLTTQEPVGSDFSSGAILATSGDILNTSIAIQANACGRPSHTDVLVDGNSSVPDYNREKTEELSSGKGLLSKFGRRTTALDDNRRATYNISNQPVVRSDSIFTTFEAEIKQLVAVGLQAELSYARSLARFAATLGPVAWKVASRRIEQALPVGCKFGRGWVGEYEPLPTPVLTFETRAPKESALFTKLQHAADVHPRKDDATHRTTPVPATDVRKDVGTYRTPVPAKPHPLDVPVSESKSTSFCPANGSTSEGRPSLFTPPAMPSVPPIRRDESSNAAAVAARAWMSIGAGAFKEANENSGTSKGKISADSLYNPARELHPQASQVRGQFPLSAGMHFQPQPEKNNFPLHGFPPQHVRMMNEAQFQNRPMVFPQLVATDLSRFQVQPHWQGLSPRAQPRQKQDSLPPDLNIGFQSPGSPVKQSSGVLVDSQQPDLALQL, encoded by the exons ATGGGGCAGATCgtgaagaggaagaagaaagggaGGCCATCGAAGGCGGATCTGGCTAAAAGGGGAAGCTCGCCGGCAGCAGCGACTGAATCGGAGCTGCGGCGGAGTCACCGGCGGAGAAATGTGAGGTATAACATCGATTATGATGATTACCTGGACGAAGACTTCGAGGAAGAAGACGAGGAAGAAGAGAGGAGGAGAGAGAAGAAGCTTAAGCTTATTCTTAAACTTAATCAAGGTCTAGAAGCTGAACCGCCTTCTCCTCCTGTTTCTTTACCGCCGAGCCGTGGCCGAGGTGTTGTTTCGTCGTCAGCCGCGCGTGGGAGGCGAACGGCGAAGGAGGAAGtggaggaggaagaagaagatgaagatgaggaagaggaagaagaggaaagtGAGAGAAGGAAGAGAAAGATTAAAAAGAGAAGAATCAACGTCAGTGATGGAGTTGATGATGAagacgaagaagaagaagaagaccgacaagttgatgatgatgaagatgatgatgacGATGGCCGTGTTGATGTGGATGCCGAG ATGAGAGGGAGAAAAGGGGAATCCAAAGGGCAGGACTCGGTTCCAG GGACGCCATCCGATCCTCCATCAGCGGTTCCATTACCTGATAAGAAGATATTGGAATTGATTCTTGATAAACTTCAGAA GAAAGACACGTATGGTGTATATGCGGAACCCGTTGATCCTGAGGAG CTTCCTGATTACCATGATGTGATTGAGCATCCGATGGACTTTGCCACGGTGAGGAAGAAGTTGGCAAATGGATCTTATTCGACACTGGAACAATTTGAG AGTGATGTCTTCTTAATATGCTCAAACGCAATGCAATACAATGCGCCAGATACAGTATACCATAAACAG GCAAGGTCCATTCAAGAGCTGGCCATGAAAAAGTTTGAGAAGTTAAGGATTGATGTAGACCGGTCTGAGAAAGATAGCAAGATTGAACAGAAAACAAAATCAAACTTCTTAGCAAAGAAGCAAACCAGAAAACCTTTATACCTTACAACACAGGAACCTGTTGGTTCTGATTTCTCTTCAGGGGCCATTCTTGCCACTTCTGGAGATATCCTGAACACTTCCATCGCTATCCAAGCTAATGCTTGTGGGAGGCCTAGCCATACTGATGTACTTGTAGATGGTAACTCATCTGTGCCTGATTATAATCGAGAGAAAACTGAAGAACTATCATCAG GGAAGGGTCTTCTTTCTAAATTTGGGAGGAGGACAACTGCACTTGATGATAATCGTCGTGCAACATATAACATATCTAATCAACCGGTGGTTAGATCGGATTCGATATTTACGACCTTTGAGGCTGAAATCAAGCAGCTGGTTGCT GTTGGGCTTCAAGCAGAACTTTCGTATGCTAGGAGTCTTGCTCGCTTTGCTGCAACGCTTGGACCTGTTGCATGGAAAGTTGCATCCCGCAGGATTGAGCAAGCACTGCCTGTTGGCTGTAAGTTTGGTCGTGGGTGGGTCGGAGAGTATGAACCACTTCCAACACCGGTATTAACCTTCGAGACTCGTGCTCCTAAGGAATCAGCCCTTTTCACAAAGTTGCAGCATGCTGCTGATGTTCATCCTCGAAAGGATGATGCTACTCATAGGACGACCCCGGTTCCTGCAACTGATGTTCGAAAGGATGTTGGAACTTATAGGACCCCAGTTCCTGCTAAGCCACATCCTCTTGATGTCCCCGTTTCTGAATCGAAATCCACTTCATTTTGTCCCGCAAATGGGTCAACATCAGAAGGGAGGCCATCTTTGTTTACTCCACCAGCTATGCCATCTGTTCCACCTATTAGAAGAGATGAGTCCAGCAATGCTGCCGCTGTCGCTGCTCGTGCATGGATGTCTATAGGAGCTGGAGCCTTTAAGGAAGCAAATGAAAACTCTGGCACTTCGAAAGGAAAAATATCCGCAGATTCGTTATACAACCCGGCTAGGGAACTTCATCCGCAAGCTTCACAAGTTCGAGGGCAATTCCCTCTTTCTGCGGGGATGCATTTTCAACCTCAGCCAGAGAAGAATAATTTTCCCCTCCATGGTTTCCCACCGCAACATGTTCGCATGATGAATGAAGCTCAGTTCCAAAACCGACCCATGGTTTTCCCTCAACTCGTGGCGACCGACTTGTCTCGGTTCCAAGTTCAGCCTCATTGGCAAGGTCTTAGCCCTCGAGCACAGCCGAGACAGAAGCAGGATTCACTTCCTCCCGATCTTAATATCGGGTTCCAATCTCCAGGGTCACCGGTGAAACAATCGTCAGGTGTTTTGGTTGATTCCCAGCAGCCAGATCTGGCTTTGCAGCTTTGA
- the LOC108451814 gene encoding GDSL esterase/lipase At5g55050 — translation MVKMDGNNFIFFLTICVLSWRMELLKAQMVPAVYVFGDSLVDVGNNNFLPVSFAKANFPHNGVDFPTRKPTGRFCNGKNAADFLAEKLGLPSSPPYLSLSTNNITSHLTGVSFASGGAGIFNSTDRVFGQAIPLSDQVDDFMSVNKILMKLGSSAAQNQTSKSLFAFVIGSNDLFDYFGSSKLRKQKTPQQYVDLMVTTLKQQLMRLYAVGARRFFSAGVGAIGCIPLERVKNKNHGCNAENNFWAVKYNDGLKAMLNELKSELQGFNYSYSDTYAIMQTITQNASTYGFNEIEAACCGLGELRARVPCLPLATQCSNRTDHMFWDLYHPTEATTRIVVDTLFDGPPPYSVPINVRQLVSG, via the exons ATGGTGAAAATGGATGGGAATaacttcatcttcttcctcactATATGTGTATTGAGTTGGAGAATGGAGTTATTGAAAGCTCAAATGGTGCCGGCGGTGTATGTGTTCGGAGATTCGTTGGTTGATGTCGGGAACAACAATTTTTTACCTGTTTCATTCGCTAAGGCAAATTTTCCACACAACGGTGTCGATTTTCCGACCCGAAAACCAACCGGAAGGTTTTGTAATGGCAAAAATGCTGCTGATTTTCTTG CTGAAAAATTAGGGTTACCAAGTTCACCACCCTATCTTTCTTTGTCAACCAACAATATTACTTCCCACTTAACCGGTGTTAGCTTCGCCTCGGGCGGTGCCGGAATCTTCAATAGCACCGATCGTGTCTTT ggTCAAGCAATACCACTGTCAGACCAAGTGGACGATTTCATGTCGGTGAATAAAATCCTGATGAAGCTGGGAAGTTCTGCAGCACAAAATCAGACGTCAAAATCTCTGTTCGCTTTTGTTATTGGGAGTAACGATCTCTTCGATTACTTTGGATCTTCAAAGCTTAGAAAGCAGAAAACCCCACAACAATATGTAGATTTGATGGTTACCACTCTAAAACAACAACTAATG AGACTCTACGCAGTGGGTGCTCGGAGATTCTTTTCGGCTGGTGTAGGAGCCATAGGATGCATCCCGTTAGAAAGAGTTAAAAACAAAAACCATGGATGCAATGCAGAAAATAATTTTTGGGCTGTCAAGTACAATGATGGGCTAAAGGCAATGTTGAATGAACTAAAATCCGAGCTTCAAGGCTTCAACTACTCGTACTCTGATACTTATGCTATCATGCAAACCATCACCCAAAACGCATCTACTTACG GGTTCAATGAGATAGAAGCTGCTTGTTGTGGACTTGGTGAATTGAGAGCTAGAGTTCCTTGTTTACCGCTTGCAACACAATGTTCCAATAGGACAGACCATATGTTTTGGGATTTGTATCATCCAACCGAGGCAACCACTCGCATTGTTGTGGATACTCTTTTTGATGGTCCTCCTCCATATTCTGTCCCAATCAATGTTCGGCAGCTAGTTTCGGGTTAA